Sequence from the Actinomyces slackii genome:
CCACCGCCGCGATCTGGCGCTGGTAGGAGGCCCCCGCCTCCAGGGTCGCCCGCACGCCGTCGAGCTCGGCGGCGCAGCCCAGGTCCTCAGCCACCGGCTCCAGATCGCGGAGCATGCGCTCCACCGTGTCCGTGACCAGCTCCTCCTCGCCCGCGGCATTGACGATGAGGATCGCATCCATGCCGTAGCGGGCCGAGCGCCACTTGTTCTCCGCCACATACCAGTCGGGCAGGGAGTCAATGGGCCGACCGGCATCGAGCCGGCGCGAGAGGTCCTCGACCAGGCACTGCGTCAGAGCGGCGATCCCCGCCAGCTCGGTGAGGTTGGTCGCCGCATCGCAGGACCTCACCTCGATGGTCCCCAGGCGCGGGGAGGGGCGCACATCCCAGCGGATCTCCGTGAAGTCCTCGATGACACCGGTGTGGATGAGGTCCCCGGTGTAGTTCTCCAGCTCCTCCCACGCGCTGAACTGGTGGGGCGCCCCGGCAGTGGGCAGCTGCTGGAACATCATGGCCCGGTTGTCCGCATAGCCCGTGTCAGCACCGGCCCAGAAGGGCGAGGAGGCCGACAGGCACTGCAGGTGAGCTGTGCGGGTGAGCAGCCCCTGGAGGATCGGCAGGACCTTGGCGCGGTCCTCAACCCCCACATGGACGTGGGTGCCGAAGATCAGCATCTGGTGGCCCCACAGGCGCGTGCGATCCACCAGGCGCGCGTAGCGATCGGCGTCGGTGACCTTCTGCACCAGGGGATCGGCGAAGGGATGGGTCCCGGCCGAGCCCAGATCCACGCGCAGGCGATCGGTGACCGGCAGCACCCGGTCGAAGGCGAAGGCCAGGTCCTCCATGCACTGGCCCACCGTGGCGCGGGCCCCCGAGACCAGCTCCACCGTGTTGAGCATCATCTCGCCGTGGACGTGCGGGTCCTGCCCGACCTCGGCCAGCACCTCGGCGGCGCACTGGCGCAGGTCCAGGCTGTCGCGGTCGATGAGGGCCAGCTCCCACTCCACCCCCAGGGTGGAGCGCGGGGAGTCGTTGAAGCGCAGCGGGTGGTGGTGCGGGCCGCTGGCGGCCGAGGGGCCGGCTCCCCGGCCCGCTGGGTATGCGGATGCGCTCATGGCACGTGTCCTTCCTGGCGGCACTCGGCCCCGAGCCCCGGTGGGCCTCGGGCGGGCTACTGGTCGTCGTCTGTCAGGGCGCGGGGATCGTCGGCCTGATCGGGCTCGACGACGAGGACCGCCCCCTTGGCCCCCCGCCCCAGGCGGGTCAGGATCCAGGTCTCCGCGGCCTCGCCCCGCGGCTTGAGGGAGGCGCGCAGCGCGTCAGGGGAGACGTCGACGCCGCGCTTGTGGATCTCCAGGCGGCCGATGCCGCGCTCGCGGACGCGGGATCGCAGCCCCTTGAGGCGCAGGGGCAGGACCTCGGTGATCCGCCAGCTGCGCACGAAGGGGGCCAGGTGGTCGGGCGGGGGCGCATCGCCGGTCAGGTAGGCGATGCGCGGCCCCACGGGCTGGGCATCCATTCCCCGGGCCAGGTGGGGCACGAGGCCGGCGCGGATGGCGGCGCCGTCGGGCTCGTGGATGAGGGGGCCCAGGTCCTGCGGCGAGGCGATGGGCTCGAGCTGCTCGGGCGGCGCGGAGGGATCGTCCACCGATGGGTCGGCCAGGGTATGAGCGGAGGCGCCCGCGCCCAGCACGAGGGCGGAGCGCCCCGGGCCCTCGGGGGCCAGGGGGCCGCACCAGATGGCGGCCTCGACAACCTCTCCGGCCACCGAGACCCACTGGACGTGGGCGTCGTCGGGCAGGGCCGCGTGGTCGATGCCGGGGGCGACCTTGACCCCCAGGGCCGGGACGCGCTCGCGCAGCGCCAGGATGCTGCTCAGTGCCGGGGACCAGTCCTCGGGGTCGGTGAGGCGCCTGCCGGCGGCGCGGCGGGCGGGGTCGGCGAAGACCGCGTCGATGCCGGCGGCCTCCATGTCGACCTCCAGGGCGTCGGCGCAGCGCACCTCGGCGTGGGGGAAGTGCATGAGGTTGACGGTGGCCAGCGCCGCGGTGGCCTCATCGCGCTCCACGGCCAGGACGGGCAGGTCCAGGCCGGCCAGCGCCATCGCGTCCCCGCCGATCCCGCAGCCCAGGTCGGCCACCCTCTGCGCCCCGGCAGCGGCGTAGCGGGCGGCGTGATGGGCGGCCACCTCCAGGCGGGTGGCCTGCTCCAGGCCGTCAGGGGTCAGCAGCATGGAGGAGGCGAAGGGCCCGAACTTGGACTGGGCGCGGGCCCGCAGGCGCTGCTGGGTCAGCCCGGCGGCCACCAGGGCGGGGGAGTGGCCCTGCTCGCGCAGGGACCTGCCCAGGGCCAGGGCCTCACCGGGGTCATAGGGCGGAAGGGAGGCCAGGAAGGCCCAGCCCTCCGGGGTCAGGAGCAGGGCGGCGTGCGAGCCGGCGGATGAATCGGTCATCGCCGCCCATCATCCCATGTGAGACGACCCCGCGCGCCGCAGGCCGGGGGTCGGCAGGGCGCGCCAGCGGCGCCGGGACAGGGCTGACGCCCGTGGCGAAACGACGACACGTCGTTGGCACTCGCGTTGACTGAGTGCTAACGACGTCGTAGATTCTGCGCAGGCGCATGGCTCACCCACCCTGCCATGGTCTGGCATTCGCCCAGGTCAGGCACGGTTGGATGGGCTGTGCGACTCGCACTCCCAGTGTCGGGCCGACCCCCGCGACGGCGGCCGGGCACAGCCCGGGAGGGCGAACAAGCCGTTCCACCGCACGCTGACAAGCGAGAAGGGGAGGTCCGCAATGTCGATCTCCATCAAGCCGCTGGAGGACCGCGTCGTCGTCCAGACGGTTGAGGCCGAGCAGACCACCGCATCGGGTCTGGTCATCCCTGACACCGCTCAGGAGAAGCCCCAGGAGGGCAAGGTCGTGGCCGTGGGCCCGGGTCGGGTCGACGACTCCGGCAACCGCGTCCCGGTCGACGTCGCCGAGGGCGACGTGGTCATCTACTCCAAGTACGGGGGCACCGAGGTCAAGTACGCCGGTGAGGACTACCTCATCCTCTCGGCCCGCGACATCCTGGCGGTCGTCACCAAGTGATCGCATGCTCGCCCCGAGCCGGCTCGGGGCGATGCCTCCGGCGATAGCATCGCGCAGCGTTGAGGGGCGACCACCAGATGGTGGTCGCCCCTCAACGCTGCGCGAGTCAATGCCGCGCGAGATGAGTGAGCCTCTCTCATCGGGGTGGGGTGCAGGGGGGGGCGGTTCAGCGGGTCGTGCGCGTGCGGGCCGTGGTCCTGGCGCGACCACCCGAACCTCAGGCTCGACCTGCGGATCATGCGAGTGCGGGCCGCGGTCCTGGGCATGGGGCGGCGGGCGTGCCGTGCCGCATGATCCTGAGTGCGATCGGCGGGGGCGACGCCGGGGCGGCGGGCGTGCCGTGCCGCATGATCCCGAGCGCGATCGGCGGGGGCGACGCCGGGGCGGCGGGCGTGCCGTGCCGCACGATCCCGAGCGCGATCGGTGGGGCGACGCCGGGGCGGCGGGTGTGCCGTGCCGCACGATCCCGAGTGCGATCGGTGGGGCGACGCCGGGGCGGCTCGGACGAGCCTTTGCGTCGTCGACGAACCTTTGCGTCAATCACCCCTGTGCTAACCCCAGTCCGATGACGCGAACCCTCGTCCGATACGCAGACCCTCGTCCGGTACGCAGGCGCACGTCGTCGGCGCGAACCTTCGTCCGGTACGCAGACCCACGTCGTCGGCGCGAACCGGCGCTCCGGCCTCCCATCGCTGGGCGGCGCCAGCATCACTGGGCGGCACGCAGGGGCGCCCCGCCCGAGGCCGGGGTCCCGGTCGCCCATGTCCGCCGGGGCGGCATCCAGGGGCGGCATCCCACCTACTCGCCGACCCCGACGAGAAAGGCTCGATGAGGCCCTGGTGCTTTCCCCCGGTGAATTCCGTTTTTGTGCGGAATGGTGAGGGGCTGCGCGATTAGGCCGGCTCGTTGGGGATCGTGCGGCGCGCCCGGCGCTCATAGTGCGCGCGACGCTCGTCCTCGCTCATTCCTCCCCACACCCCATAGGGCTCATGGGTGCGCAGCGCATGGTCTCGGCACTGAGCGATCACCGGGCAGCGCTCGCACACGGCCTTGGCCCGCTCGTCCCGCCTGTGCCGCGCGCTTCCGCGCTCGCCCTCGGGGTGGAAGAACATCGACGAGTCCATGCCGAGGCATGCCCCCTGGTACTGCCACTCCCACAGTGCGGAGATCGGGCCCGGCAGACGCGAGCTGTCATGCATGGAACGATCCCCCCCTTGGATGCGCTTGCGTGGAGCACGGTGCTAGACATACACCTATAACGATAGGATCGCTTGCCCGATGGATCAAGACGGATATCGTTTCAGTGTCGGGTGCGCGCATTCTTTTTGGCGTTCGACTAATTTTATGCCTATCTGGAAACGATGGTCACATTGTGGCGATCGAGAGTCATATAGGGGGCACCTCATTCTGTATTTTTAATCCCTGTGGTCGATAAAGCGTTCGCAGGGGCCTGCCGGGCGGGCCCCGTCGGCTCCCGAGGCTGCCGGTGGTCCGGGGGAGGACGTACGATGCTCGTGTGAGCGACTCGATCACCAGCCCTGACATCTACGCCCCCACCGGACTGACCTACGATGACGTCCTCCTGCTGCCCAGGCTGACCGACGTCGTCCCCTCCGAGGTTGACACCACCTCGCAGCTGACCAGGCGGATCACTCTGTCCGTCCCTCTGCTCTCCGCGGCCATGGACACCGTCACCGAGGCCGAGATGGCCATCGCCATGGCCCGGCAGGGCGGCATCGGCATCCTCCACCGCAACCTGTCCATCGAGGACCAGGCCCAGCAGGTCCGCCGGGTCAAGCGCTCCGAGTCCGGGATGGTCACCGATCCG
This genomic interval carries:
- a CDS encoding glutamate--cysteine ligase, yielding MSASAYPAGRGAGPSAASGPHHHPLRFNDSPRSTLGVEWELALIDRDSLDLRQCAAEVLAEVGQDPHVHGEMMLNTVELVSGARATVGQCMEDLAFAFDRVLPVTDRLRVDLGSAGTHPFADPLVQKVTDADRYARLVDRTRLWGHQMLIFGTHVHVGVEDRAKVLPILQGLLTRTAHLQCLSASSPFWAGADTGYADNRAMMFQQLPTAGAPHQFSAWEELENYTGDLIHTGVIEDFTEIRWDVRPSPRLGTIEVRSCDAATNLTELAGIAALTQCLVEDLSRRLDAGRPIDSLPDWYVAENKWRSARYGMDAILIVNAAGEEELVTDTVERMLRDLEPVAEDLGCAAELDGVRATLEAGASYQRQIAAVGAAGGMREAAVRLLLAEARAGRPLRPTEVLASATPVHSSPR
- a CDS encoding class I SAM-dependent methyltransferase; this encodes MTDSSAGSHAALLLTPEGWAFLASLPPYDPGEALALGRSLREQGHSPALVAAGLTQQRLRARAQSKFGPFASSMLLTPDGLEQATRLEVAAHHAARYAAAGAQRVADLGCGIGGDAMALAGLDLPVLAVERDEATAALATVNLMHFPHAEVRCADALEVDMEAAGIDAVFADPARRAAGRRLTDPEDWSPALSSILALRERVPALGVKVAPGIDHAALPDDAHVQWVSVAGEVVEAAIWCGPLAPEGPGRSALVLGAGASAHTLADPSVDDPSAPPEQLEPIASPQDLGPLIHEPDGAAIRAGLVPHLARGMDAQPVGPRIAYLTGDAPPPDHLAPFVRSWRITEVLPLRLKGLRSRVRERGIGRLEIHKRGVDVSPDALRASLKPRGEAAETWILTRLGRGAKGAVLVVEPDQADDPRALTDDDQ
- the groES gene encoding co-chaperone GroES — its product is MSISIKPLEDRVVVQTVEAEQTTASGLVIPDTAQEKPQEGKVVAVGPGRVDDSGNRVPVDVAEGDVVIYSKYGGTEVKYAGEDYLILSARDILAVVTK
- a CDS encoding WhiB family transcriptional regulator, with protein sequence MHDSSRLPGPISALWEWQYQGACLGMDSSMFFHPEGERGSARHRRDERAKAVCERCPVIAQCRDHALRTHEPYGVWGGMSEDERRAHYERRARRTIPNEPA